In one window of Chitinophagales bacterium DNA:
- a CDS encoding sterol desaturase family protein codes for MIQSYRETLLFLISTPLYVFFIAAEVIASNIHNNGHYSKKGTIEHFYIMLINIVIDLAMRGVALIALLWCFNHRVLEINNPIAYWVVLFILQDLAFYTMHYVDHKVRLFWAVHITHHSSEEFNLAVGFRSSVFEPIYRFIYFIPLAFLGLQPLDIFFVFSLTQLYGIFIHTQYVKKLGFLEWFMATPSHHRVHHGKNPQYIDRNMGMFLIIWDRLFGTFTEETEPVEYGVTKPPKNSRPDEVILHEFRNMFNDVRQAPDLRTKLMYIFGPPGWQPSNKRDQ; via the coding sequence ATGATTCAGTCGTACAGAGAAACCCTACTCTTTCTGATCTCCACACCGCTCTATGTATTTTTCATAGCAGCAGAAGTCATTGCGTCTAATATTCACAATAACGGCCATTATAGTAAGAAAGGCACCATTGAGCATTTCTACATCATGCTCATTAATATCGTGATTGATCTAGCCATGCGCGGTGTAGCGCTGATAGCTTTATTATGGTGCTTCAACCATCGCGTACTGGAAATAAATAATCCTATTGCTTATTGGGTTGTTTTATTCATTCTGCAGGATCTCGCATTTTATACCATGCATTATGTGGATCATAAAGTGCGCTTATTCTGGGCTGTGCATATCACCCATCATTCTTCAGAAGAGTTCAATCTGGCTGTGGGCTTCAGATCATCAGTGTTTGAACCTATATACCGTTTTATATATTTCATTCCCTTAGCATTTTTAGGGTTACAACCCTTGGACATCTTCTTCGTCTTCTCCCTTACTCAGCTGTACGGCATATTCATTCATACGCAGTATGTAAAAAAACTGGGCTTTCTGGAGTGGTTTATGGCAACCCCATCGCACCACCGTGTGCACCATGGCAAGAACCCCCAGTACATCGACCGAAATATGGGCATGTTCCTGATTATTTGGGACAGACTATTTGGCACTTTTACAGAGGAAACGGAACCTGTGGAGTATGGCGTGACCAAACCGCCCAAAAACAGCCGTCCTGATGAAGTAATTCTGCACGAATTCAGGAATATGTTCAACGATGTGCGCCAAGCTCCCGACCTGAGGACCAAGTTGATGTACATCTTTGGCCCGCCCGGCTGGCAGCCTTCCAACAAAAGAGATCAATAA
- a CDS encoding LysE family transporter translates to MRLQKYLNGGNNPYRKVSFVQIMVYALLYGLGIGVILSSMLGTVFFFLVQNSIANGFKSSIFIAAGVISSDILLIVLSYFNANLFPSGGYAENLVRLGGALLLVIMGIGNIRKHSKPQFAVPVYNSPWLLASKGFMLNALNPGNYISWLSISALLINVNHYTLGERWWFYVGALLSIFGMEMLIALGAAKIKTYISEKFMRRLDLVLGIVFLVFAVVLLWPLLRNLLT, encoded by the coding sequence TTGCGGTTGCAAAAATATCTGAATGGAGGAAATAATCCCTATCGAAAGGTTAGTTTTGTTCAGATTATGGTCTATGCATTGTTGTATGGCTTAGGTATTGGCGTGATACTCAGCAGTATGCTGGGAACGGTCTTCTTTTTTCTGGTGCAGAATAGTATCGCCAATGGCTTTAAAAGCAGCATTTTCATTGCTGCAGGGGTAATCAGTTCAGATATATTGCTGATAGTACTGAGCTATTTCAATGCCAATTTGTTTCCTTCTGGCGGTTATGCAGAAAACCTGGTTCGACTCGGCGGGGCTTTGCTCCTGGTAATCATGGGTATTGGCAATATTCGTAAGCATAGTAAGCCGCAATTTGCAGTTCCTGTCTATAATTCCCCTTGGCTTTTGGCGTCCAAAGGGTTTATGTTGAATGCGCTGAACCCGGGTAATTATATTAGTTGGTTGTCTATTTCGGCTTTGCTGATTAATGTGAATCATTATACGCTTGGTGAGCGCTGGTGGTTTTATGTGGGAGCATTGCTGAGCATTTTCGGCATGGAAATGTTGATTGCGCTGGGTGCAGCAAAAATCAAAACCTATATCAGTGAAAAGTTCATGCGCAGATTAGATCTGGTGCTGGGTATTGTCTTTCTTGTTTTTGCGGTGGTACTCTTATGGCCCTTGTTGCGCAACCTGCTTACATAA
- a CDS encoding CapA family protein translates to MVNYRTYQPVITISRKGWLLVKTIRFLYHLLYLLRILRFPKPWREHHEDPANMNRRMQLYLGYKYYFKAMVEDEAGSGIKAALLNSELKLDIPADFRISSTYTFHAGGDLIPYTAITPDTCKHLWDHVGDFFFGADLVVANLESPADFSKPYSAAPEVMLNDMYFNIDAPTWNIFKGNGQYKGYDLVSIANNHSLDQGEEGLQNTIAFLNKESVAWTGAAESAIGINTVPVLEKKGIKTGFIAATFSLNKMQVPPHQPWLCNHILLNEENPDISRLIDQANTARANGADCVIAMLHMGCAYQAFPGSIVRNNIHRICDTSNADIIIAGHPHHPQPVELYTSTVTGKQHVIIYSLGDFIAYDIFKWGHLTLLLHLEISKGIRNGQTETRVTRIGIKPAYMHAQISNESVQSLELLDYQQVKQSPKTFLKDAQSQKEFAELSDFFERFVLPPHQQHLLM, encoded by the coding sequence TTGGTCAATTATCGCACATATCAACCCGTTATCACCATCAGTCGGAAGGGCTGGTTATTGGTGAAGACCATTCGTTTCCTCTACCACCTTTTATACCTGCTGCGCATCCTTCGCTTTCCAAAACCATGGCGGGAGCACCATGAAGATCCTGCCAACATGAACAGGCGTATGCAGCTATACCTTGGCTACAAGTATTATTTCAAAGCCATGGTGGAGGATGAAGCAGGAAGTGGTATCAAAGCTGCTTTACTGAATAGCGAGCTGAAACTGGATATACCAGCAGATTTCCGTATTAGCAGTACTTATACTTTTCATGCCGGTGGCGATTTGATTCCTTACACGGCTATTACACCAGACACCTGTAAGCATTTATGGGACCATGTAGGCGATTTCTTTTTTGGGGCTGATCTGGTAGTAGCCAATCTGGAGAGTCCGGCCGATTTCTCCAAACCTTATTCGGCAGCACCAGAAGTAATGTTGAATGATATGTATTTCAACATAGATGCGCCTACTTGGAATATCTTCAAAGGTAATGGACAGTATAAAGGCTATGATCTTGTTTCTATTGCTAATAACCACAGCTTAGATCAAGGTGAAGAAGGCTTACAAAACACCATTGCTTTTTTGAATAAAGAAAGTGTTGCTTGGACCGGCGCCGCGGAATCAGCTATTGGCATCAATACAGTGCCTGTTCTTGAAAAAAAAGGCATCAAAACGGGTTTTATTGCAGCAACTTTTTCTTTGAATAAAATGCAAGTGCCACCACATCAGCCCTGGCTTTGTAACCATATTTTATTGAATGAAGAAAATCCGGACATCAGCAGACTGATAGATCAGGCAAATACAGCAAGAGCCAACGGTGCAGATTGTGTAATAGCCATGTTGCATATGGGCTGTGCTTATCAAGCATTCCCGGGTTCCATTGTTCGCAATAATATTCATCGCATCTGCGACACAAGCAATGCTGACATCATTATCGCCGGGCACCCGCATCACCCCCAACCTGTCGAATTGTACACTTCAACTGTTACAGGAAAGCAACATGTGATCATTTACTCTCTTGGTGATTTTATCGCCTATGATATTTTCAAATGGGGACATTTGACTTTATTACTACATCTGGAAATCAGCAAGGGTATCCGAAATGGACAGACAGAAACAAGGGTCACTCGTATCGGCATTAAGCCGGCATATATGCATGCACAAATCAGCAATGAATCAGTGCAATCGCTTGAATTGCTAGATTATCAGCAAGTGAAGCAATCACCCAAAACTTTTTTAAAGGACGCACAGTCGCAAAAAGAATTTGCTGAACTGAGTGATTTTTTTGAGCGTTTTGTATTGCCGCCGCATCAACAACATCTGCTTATGTAA
- a CDS encoding YkgJ family cysteine cluster protein: protein MADKILEGNWQKRSAERQKQYKQMLQRADKNKFLRALPELNDAAYEQVDCLGCAACCKNYSPRFKTPDIKRISKYLKMREGDFIETYLKLDNEGDYVLQSTPCHFLNADNTCSIYDIRPSDCSRFPYTDEDVLLKRPQITLKNSSFCAITYYVLEKMMEKMER from the coding sequence ATGGCAGATAAAATTCTAGAAGGCAATTGGCAGAAGCGTTCAGCAGAGAGGCAGAAGCAGTATAAGCAGATGTTGCAACGTGCTGACAAGAACAAATTTCTACGTGCATTGCCTGAACTGAATGATGCCGCTTATGAGCAAGTGGATTGTCTGGGCTGTGCTGCTTGTTGTAAAAATTATTCGCCTCGTTTTAAAACACCGGATATCAAACGCATTAGTAAGTATTTGAAAATGCGTGAGGGAGATTTTATTGAGACATATCTGAAGTTGGATAACGAAGGAGATTATGTGTTGCAATCAACGCCATGTCATTTCTTGAATGCCGATAATACCTGCAGCATCTATGATATTCGTCCTTCTGATTGCAGTCGCTTTCCTTATACTGATGAGGATGTGTTATTGAAGCGTCCGCAGATTACCTTGAAGAATAGCAGCTTTTGTGCGATAACTTATTATGTGTTGGAAAAGATGATGGAGAAAATGGAGCGTTGA
- a CDS encoding MFS transporter, with product MSQNPNKYEAFAAMRIAEYRNLMIGRFLFIMGLRMMGTLVGWWIYELTNEPFAIGLIGLAEVIPAVSLSLYAGHVIDISEKRKLLLRGVAAYLACTLVLLALSFSVSEEWVYAKTAAIVIYCVIFFTGVFRSFTGPTFGTMVAYIVPRDLLQNATTWNQGTWLTASVTGHAAAGFLIAGLGNTGTLTVIAVLVAIGFVFMTRLKPKPALNEPGEQKTWESVKEGLRFVFNTKEVLGALSLDLFAVLFGGAVAMIPVFAKDILKVGPVGFGWLNAASDLGAIMIIIYLTFFPLRKQQGKKLFFAVAGFGACIIVFALSREFWLSFAVLVLSGILDGISVVVRGTILQLRTPDQVRGRVMSVNSMFINSSNELGQFESGVAAKLLGVVPSVIFGGSMTLLVVIITWFKAPKLRKMEY from the coding sequence ATGAGTCAAAACCCAAACAAGTATGAAGCTTTTGCTGCCATGCGGATTGCGGAATACCGCAACCTGATGATTGGCCGCTTTCTCTTCATCATGGGTTTGCGCATGATGGGTACTTTGGTTGGCTGGTGGATTTATGAACTCACAAACGAACCCTTTGCTATCGGATTGATCGGCTTGGCCGAAGTGATTCCTGCTGTGTCATTATCGCTTTATGCAGGACACGTAATCGATATCAGTGAAAAGAGAAAACTCTTGCTACGCGGTGTAGCTGCTTACCTAGCTTGTACTTTGGTTTTATTAGCACTCTCTTTTTCTGTTAGTGAGGAATGGGTATATGCAAAAACAGCCGCCATAGTCATCTACTGTGTGATATTCTTTACAGGTGTTTTCCGCTCTTTCACCGGACCAACATTTGGCACCATGGTGGCCTATATTGTTCCGCGCGACTTACTACAAAACGCGACAACCTGGAACCAAGGCACTTGGCTCACCGCATCTGTAACCGGGCATGCAGCAGCTGGTTTTCTGATTGCTGGCCTTGGCAATACTGGCACTTTAACTGTGATTGCTGTACTTGTGGCAATTGGCTTTGTCTTTATGACCAGACTAAAACCCAAACCAGCTTTGAATGAACCAGGTGAACAAAAGACCTGGGAAAGTGTGAAAGAAGGTTTGCGTTTCGTATTCAACACCAAAGAAGTTTTGGGTGCTTTGTCGCTGGACTTATTTGCCGTGCTATTTGGTGGTGCTGTGGCCATGATCCCGGTGTTTGCCAAAGACATACTCAAAGTTGGCCCCGTTGGTTTTGGTTGGCTGAACGCCGCATCTGACCTCGGTGCCATCATGATCATTATCTATCTCACATTCTTCCCGCTGCGTAAACAACAAGGCAAGAAATTATTCTTTGCCGTAGCCGGATTCGGCGCCTGCATTATTGTCTTTGCACTATCGCGTGAGTTCTGGTTATCATTTGCCGTATTGGTATTAAGTGGCATTCTCGATGGTATCAGTGTAGTAGTGCGCGGCACCATTCTGCAATTGCGTACACCCGATCAGGTACGCGGACGTGTAATGAGTGTGAACTCCATGTTCATCAACTCCAGCAATGAATTGGGCCAATTTGAAAGTGGGGTTGCTGCGAAATTATTAGGTGTAGTGCCATCCGTGATCTTTGGCGGCAGCATGACTTTACTGGTAGTTATTATCACTTGGTTTAAAGCACCTAAGCTGCGCAAAATGGAATATTAA
- a CDS encoding deoxynucleoside kinase codes for MKHHFITVEGNIGAGKTTLTHLLAKHFNARIILEEFADNPFLPKFYENPQQYAFPLELFFMAERYKQLKDMIHTKDMFQSITISDYLFTKCLLFAKVNLPEEEFRLYQKLFDIIHQQLVFPDILIYLHAPVHKLQQNIRKRNREYEQSIPDEYLYNIQETYTSYIKQHNIKTIFIDASNADFLGNEKHLQVVLDALDKDYDEGQHYFTLP; via the coding sequence ATGAAACATCACTTTATTACTGTAGAAGGGAATATTGGCGCCGGTAAGACAACACTCACACATCTGCTGGCCAAACATTTTAATGCCAGAATCATTCTGGAAGAATTTGCAGACAATCCTTTTCTGCCCAAATTTTACGAGAACCCGCAACAATACGCTTTTCCATTAGAGTTGTTTTTCATGGCAGAGCGTTATAAACAGTTGAAAGACATGATCCATACCAAGGACATGTTTCAAAGCATTACCATTTCTGATTATCTGTTTACCAAATGTTTGCTTTTTGCAAAAGTGAACCTGCCGGAAGAAGAGTTCAGACTCTATCAGAAACTATTTGATATCATACACCAACAGTTGGTTTTTCCGGATATCCTGATCTACTTGCATGCACCTGTACACAAGCTGCAGCAGAATATCAGAAAACGCAACAGAGAGTATGAGCAATCTATTCCAGACGAATACCTCTACAATATTCAGGAAACCTATACCAGCTACATCAAGCAGCACAATATCAAAACCATTTTCATTGATGCCAGCAATGCTGATTTTTTGGGCAATGAAAAGCACCTGCAAGTAGTGTTGGATGCTTTGGATAAGGACTACGATGAAGGCCAGCACTATTTTACCCTACCCTGA
- the folK gene encoding 2-amino-4-hydroxy-6-hydroxymethyldihydropteridine diphosphokinase translates to MNRAYLLTGGNLGKRWDNLHTAFKHISDRCGQIIAQSAIYETAAWGKEDQQAFLNQALLVATELSPEELMQTLLEIEQEMGRIREEKYGPRIIDIDILFFNDDVLNTPLLQLPHPAIAQRRFVLVPLQELAPDFIHPVYQRSVTELLAVCPDPLDVKKFSPPAQD, encoded by the coding sequence ATGAACAGGGCATATCTACTGACAGGCGGCAATTTAGGTAAGAGATGGGATAACCTGCACACCGCGTTTAAACATATCAGCGATAGGTGCGGACAAATTATCGCCCAATCGGCTATTTATGAAACGGCAGCCTGGGGAAAAGAAGACCAACAGGCTTTTCTGAATCAGGCATTACTAGTAGCAACCGAACTTAGCCCGGAGGAACTAATGCAAACCCTGCTCGAGATAGAACAGGAAATGGGCCGTATCCGGGAAGAGAAATATGGACCACGTATCATAGATATAGATATTCTTTTTTTCAACGATGATGTCCTGAATACCCCCCTGCTGCAATTGCCACACCCGGCCATTGCCCAAAGACGTTTTGTGCTGGTACCCTTACAGGAACTAGCACCTGATTTTATTCATCCTGTCTATCAGCGCTCTGTAACTGAATTATTGGCTGTATGTCCTGACCCTTTAGATGTGAAAAAGTTTTCACCGCCTGCGCAGGATTGA
- the sppA gene encoding signal peptide peptidase SppA — MKSFFKSFFAALLAMIVFTTLVFGFFFFLFGSLASSSETTTSIGNKAVLVLDLSKEFREQDMEDPFEEFADADVEHTPALLDMVQMINHAAKDDQVSGIYIKCGANGNSMAASEELRQALLNFKKSKKFIYAYSETISQSAYYVAALADKIYCHPQGGIDWSGFSANLLFFKGTLEKLEIEPQIFYAGKFKSATEPFREYKMTDANKVQTLAFLNDMYGRFLQAAADGRKMDTAILRKLAVTGVVQTAHDAVKYQLIDGVKYDDEVKTALSNKLKQDNERINFVSFADYAKAVSYNPYSGTDKIALVYADGDIVDGKSEDDRVIASDRFRTLLRKIRLDDGIKAVVFRVNSPGGSALASDVIWREISLIKKKKPVVVSMGDYAASGGYFISCAADSVFANPSTLTGSIGVFGIIPNMQAFLKNKLGISGDGVKTAPYADMGSIDRPLTEMEKRFVQNSIDSIYHTFKTRVSDGRKLSMEFVDSIAQGRVWTGAAATKIGLVDRNGTLQDAIASAAKLAKTSSYQLRTYPDKINVFDQIFKSFQRNTKVKAIKEEIGEDQYKLLMEWKKVQGMVGVTQARLPYNIQLGF; from the coding sequence ATGAAGAGTTTTTTCAAATCTTTTTTTGCCGCCCTGCTGGCGATGATCGTTTTCACGACTTTGGTTTTCGGTTTCTTTTTCTTCCTGTTTGGAAGTTTGGCGTCCTCATCAGAAACCACCACCAGTATCGGGAATAAAGCTGTATTGGTATTAGATCTCTCTAAAGAGTTCCGTGAGCAGGATATGGAAGACCCTTTTGAGGAGTTTGCAGATGCTGATGTTGAGCATACGCCAGCATTGCTGGATATGGTGCAGATGATCAACCATGCAGCAAAAGATGATCAAGTGAGCGGTATTTATATCAAGTGTGGCGCTAATGGTAATTCCATGGCTGCTTCCGAAGAATTGCGTCAGGCACTGCTGAATTTTAAAAAGAGTAAAAAGTTTATCTACGCTTATTCGGAAACCATCTCTCAAAGTGCTTACTATGTTGCTGCTCTGGCCGATAAAATTTATTGTCACCCACAAGGCGGAATTGATTGGTCAGGCTTCTCGGCCAATCTATTGTTCTTCAAAGGAACATTAGAAAAGCTGGAGATTGAGCCACAGATTTTCTATGCCGGAAAGTTTAAGAGTGCAACAGAACCTTTCCGTGAGTACAAAATGACTGATGCCAATAAGGTGCAGACACTGGCATTCCTGAATGATATGTATGGCCGTTTTCTGCAAGCAGCAGCCGATGGCAGAAAGATGGATACAGCAATTCTGCGTAAACTGGCAGTTACTGGTGTGGTTCAGACTGCACATGATGCAGTAAAATACCAGTTGATTGATGGGGTGAAATACGATGATGAAGTAAAAACAGCTTTAAGTAATAAGTTGAAGCAGGATAATGAACGCATCAATTTTGTATCATTCGCAGATTATGCCAAAGCTGTAAGCTATAATCCTTATAGCGGTACCGATAAAATTGCCTTGGTATATGCGGATGGCGATATTGTGGATGGTAAGTCAGAAGATGATCGAGTAATTGCTAGTGATCGTTTTCGCACATTGTTAAGAAAGATTCGCTTGGACGATGGTATCAAAGCGGTTGTCTTTCGTGTCAACTCTCCTGGTGGAAGTGCTTTGGCTAGTGATGTAATCTGGCGAGAAATTTCGCTGATCAAAAAGAAAAAGCCGGTAGTTGTGAGCATGGGAGATTATGCGGCATCTGGCGGATATTTCATTTCCTGTGCGGCAGATTCTGTATTTGCCAATCCAAGTACATTGACTGGCTCTATTGGTGTTTTTGGAATCATTCCCAATATGCAGGCCTTTCTGAAAAACAAGCTTGGCATTTCGGGTGATGGTGTAAAAACAGCGCCTTATGCGGATATGGGAAGTATTGATCGCCCATTAACCGAAATGGAAAAGCGTTTTGTACAGAACAGTATTGATTCTATCTACCATACATTTAAAACAAGGGTTTCTGATGGCAGAAAGCTGTCGATGGAATTTGTTGACAGCATTGCGCAGGGTAGGGTTTGGACAGGTGCTGCGGCCACCAAAATTGGTTTGGTAGATCGAAACGGCACTTTGCAGGATGCTATCGCGAGTGCAGCCAAGCTGGCCAAAACCAGTTCTTATCAGCTCCGCACTTATCCGGATAAGATCAATGTCTTTGATCAGATATTTAAATCATTCCAGCGCAATACCAAGGTGAAAGCCATCAAGGAAGAAATTGGGGAAGACCAATACAAGCTGCTGATGGAATGGAAAAAAGTGCAGGGAATGGTGGGTGTAACGCAGGCCCGACTTCCTTACAATATCCAGCTGGGCTTCTGA
- a CDS encoding ABC transporter permease, which translates to MQAPYSQFKAMLAISKASLRAVFRSPSSVIFSIGFPLIFILVFGFIGGGGKVSLSVAFDAQSDTINPVYAAMKQVPGLNIRNKAPQALQEDLEKGRITAVINIRRTGKSNPAYIVDLKSSEAVNPQNLQVLQSIIGAIISGVDKSMFDAAPTIAAINKDIVKIPGRVYRTIDFILPGQLGFSLLSAGVFGVAFLFFNLRQQLVLKRFYATPIRRAYIVLGEALSRVTFQMITSVIIIGVGHFAFKFTLVHGWITFLEIMLLSFYALILFMGFGFIVSGLAKNESTIPPFANLITLPQFLLAGTFFSIESFPSWLQPICKVLPLTHFNNAMRNIAFEGASLFSCWQELGILGIWIVVVYAIAVKTFKWE; encoded by the coding sequence ATGCAAGCACCTTACAGTCAGTTTAAAGCCATGCTGGCGATATCCAAAGCCAGTTTACGTGCTGTGTTTCGCAGCCCTTCTTCTGTGATCTTTAGTATCGGCTTTCCACTCATCTTTATCCTTGTCTTTGGATTTATTGGTGGTGGTGGTAAGGTATCACTAAGTGTGGCGTTTGATGCGCAGTCTGATACCATCAATCCAGTGTATGCCGCAATGAAGCAAGTGCCTGGGTTGAATATTCGGAACAAAGCACCGCAGGCTTTGCAAGAAGATCTGGAAAAAGGCAGAATTACTGCTGTGATCAATATTCGCCGCACAGGTAAAAGCAATCCTGCGTATATCGTAGACCTGAAAAGTTCCGAAGCAGTGAATCCGCAGAACTTGCAGGTATTGCAATCCATCATTGGTGCGATCATTTCCGGTGTAGATAAATCCATGTTTGATGCTGCACCAACTATTGCAGCGATCAATAAGGATATTGTTAAGATACCCGGACGAGTATATCGTACCATTGATTTTATATTGCCGGGACAGTTAGGTTTCTCTTTGTTGAGTGCAGGGGTGTTTGGGGTTGCTTTTCTATTCTTTAACCTGCGTCAGCAATTGGTGCTAAAGCGATTTTATGCAACACCGATCAGACGTGCATACATTGTCTTAGGTGAGGCATTGAGTCGTGTTACTTTCCAGATGATTACTTCTGTTATCATTATTGGTGTTGGGCATTTTGCATTTAAGTTTACGCTCGTGCATGGCTGGATTACTTTTCTTGAGATCATGTTATTGAGTTTTTATGCACTGATCTTGTTCATGGGTTTTGGTTTTATTGTAAGCGGTTTGGCTAAGAATGAAAGCACGATTCCGCCTTTTGCCAACTTGATTACTTTACCGCAGTTTTTATTAGCAGGCACTTTCTTTTCTATTGAAAGTTTTCCATCTTGGTTACAACCCATTTGTAAAGTATTGCCATTGACGCATTTCAATAATGCCATGCGCAATATTGCTTTTGAAGGTGCGAGTTTATTCAGTTGTTGGCAGGAGTTGGGTATACTGGGTATCTGGATTGTAGTGGTATATGCTATTGCTGTGAAAACATTTAAATGGGAGTAA
- a CDS encoding RagB/SusD family nutrient uptake outer membrane protein has translation MKPIVKYIFLLAAGSSMMVGCKKNFENPNDATQTQTLSSAVGLTGVAVGVQKAYSTSRAGSLYNLVCANGFSTFELSNRNTGNVDETNLFNGGISVDGNNAVLGNLWASNLKVIYDADNVINNAAKLGDKSYASGLIGYASIFKALALGSLAEFWEKVPDTVAVGNTANFIDRNVAYGKAVAVLDRALATIAANPISTSFISNIPAGIEIPNTLQALKARYSLFAGNYSVALTAANAVNLTVKSEMRFDAVSPNPIFNVSTATNNVFQVRDSTFGLPVALRPVMSDKRVNFYMSINTAAAPRWRINGFGAALSTAWPIYLPSEMTLIKAECYARASTPDLANAVTELNKILTKTPAGDPFGIGADQPAYSGANTQADILTEIYRNRCIELYMQGWKMEDMRRFGRSNTPGVEKNRNFYPYPFRERDNNPNTPTDPTF, from the coding sequence ATGAAACCTATTGTGAAATATATCTTCCTCCTTGCAGCCGGCTCATCGATGATGGTAGGCTGTAAGAAGAATTTCGAAAACCCCAACGACGCAACGCAGACACAGACCCTGTCTTCTGCTGTAGGCCTTACCGGTGTTGCAGTTGGTGTACAGAAAGCATACAGCACATCCAGAGCGGGTTCATTATACAACCTGGTTTGCGCCAACGGCTTTTCTACATTTGAACTCAGCAACAGAAATACAGGTAACGTTGATGAAACCAACCTTTTCAATGGTGGCATCTCTGTTGATGGCAACAATGCTGTACTTGGTAACCTCTGGGCCAGCAACCTGAAAGTCATCTATGATGCCGACAATGTAATCAACAATGCTGCCAAGCTTGGCGACAAAAGCTATGCTTCCGGTTTGATTGGTTACGCAAGTATATTCAAAGCTTTAGCCTTGGGTAGTCTTGCAGAGTTTTGGGAGAAAGTACCTGATACCGTTGCAGTTGGCAATACCGCAAACTTCATTGATAGAAATGTTGCTTACGGTAAAGCAGTAGCAGTACTCGACAGAGCACTTGCTACAATTGCAGCAAACCCTATCAGTACAAGTTTTATCTCGAACATTCCTGCTGGCATTGAAATTCCAAACACACTGCAGGCATTGAAAGCACGCTATTCATTATTTGCAGGCAATTACAGTGTAGCACTTACTGCTGCGAATGCTGTTAACCTGACTGTAAAAAGTGAAATGCGTTTTGATGCAGTTAGCCCAAATCCGATTTTCAACGTATCCACCGCTACCAACAACGTGTTTCAGGTACGTGACAGCACTTTTGGTTTACCAGTTGCACTTCGCCCTGTAATGAGCGATAAGCGTGTTAATTTCTACATGTCTATTAACACAGCTGCTGCACCAAGATGGAGAATCAATGGCTTTGGTGCTGCTTTATCTACAGCATGGCCTATTTACCTGCCTAGTGAAATGACATTGATCAAAGCAGAATGCTATGCTCGAGCAAGCACGCCAGATCTGGCTAATGCTGTAACTGAGTTGAACAAAATCCTGACTAAAACACCTGCCGGCGATCCGTTTGGCATTGGTGCTGATCAACCAGCATACAGCGGTGCGAATACGCAAGCAGATATCCTTACAGAAATCTACCGCAATCGCTGTATTGAACTATACATGCAGGGTTGGAAAATGGAAGACATGCGTCGCTTCGGCAGAAGCAATACGCCTGGTGTTGAGAAGAATAGAAACTTCTATCCTTATCCATTCCGTGAAAGAGATAATAACCCCAATACACCCACCGACCCAACCTTCTAA